A genomic stretch from Desulfurococcaceae archaeon MEX13E-LK6-19 includes:
- a CDS encoding ArsB/NhaD family transporter: protein MGTKTTTAGAEINIIYVALGFGVLFVFYTLLILEIMHRTPAALLTAAVIFLLNIVLKFTSFDELLSGIDIDTILLLMNMMIIVGVLSKTGFFRYVASVILMRFYDRPYMLVFLLAGFTAFVSAFIDNVTTVLLITPIVLDIFSELRIDPRPVLLAIVFASNIGGTATLIGDPPNIIIGSVADLGFMSFIYNLTPIVVIDFLIFILFFKLVNKKWLKEYQVNAKRTVTVLSVNVNTVLMRRTLGVLFFVIVLFFLEDILGYPPAIPAMIGAGLVLLLARNYISYEEILGFIDWSTLVFFIAMFIVVRGVEALGVLGFIGSGILALSSNKLALIVVIVWISALLSAFIDNIPFVMVMVPLIPHLAHAVGVDATPLYWALSLGACLGGNGTIVGASANIVVAGIAERNGYHISFKYFTKNGMMVMLLTVGISTLYLIFRYVLL from the coding sequence TTGGGGACTAAAACCACGACAGCGGGTGCTGAAATTAATATAATATATGTCGCCTTAGGCTTCGGCGTGCTTTTTGTATTCTATACTCTTCTGATTTTGGAGATAATGCATCGTACTCCAGCAGCACTATTAACAGCAGCTGTCATTTTCCTACTAAATATAGTGTTAAAATTTACTAGTTTCGATGAATTATTATCCGGTATAGATATTGATACAATACTCTTACTGATGAACATGATGATTATTGTTGGAGTCTTGAGCAAGACAGGTTTCTTCCGTTATGTTGCTTCAGTAATTCTAATGAGGTTCTATGATAGACCTTACATGCTTGTCTTTCTCTTAGCTGGTTTTACAGCTTTTGTTTCAGCCTTTATTGATAATGTAACAACAGTATTGTTGATAACACCTATTGTGTTGGATATATTTTCGGAACTACGTATTGATCCGAGACCTGTATTGCTCGCAATAGTATTTGCATCAAATATTGGTGGTACAGCAACATTAATCGGGGATCCACCCAATATTATAATAGGGTCTGTAGCTGATCTCGGTTTCATGAGTTTTATATATAATCTTACGCCAATAGTTGTTATCGATTTTCTAATATTTATCCTGTTTTTCAAGTTGGTAAATAAAAAGTGGCTTAAAGAATATCAAGTCAATGCTAAACGTACTGTGACAGTGTTATCTGTTAATGTGAATACTGTATTAATGAGGAGGACTCTTGGTGTATTGTTTTTTGTAATAGTACTGTTCTTTTTGGAGGATATTCTTGGTTATCCTCCTGCTATACCTGCAATGATTGGGGCGGGCCTCGTGTTATTGTTGGCTAGGAATTATATTTCCTATGAGGAAATTTTGGGATTTATAGATTGGTCCACACTTGTCTTCTTTATAGCAATGTTTATTGTTGTACGTGGAGTTGAAGCACTTGGTGTTCTTGGGTTTATAGGTAGTGGTATCTTGGCTCTATCTTCGAATAAATTAGCACTCATTGTAGTTATTGTATGGATCTCTGCATTGCTTTCTGCATTTATAGATAATATACCTTTTGTAATGGTTATGGTGCCATTGATACCACACTTGGCACATGCTGTAGGTGTTGATGCTACACCTCTTTATTGGGCTTTGAGTCTGGGTGCTTGTCTTGGTGGTAATGGTACTATTGTGGGTGCCAGTGCAAACATTGTTGTAGCAGGTATCGCCGAAAGAAATGGTTATCATATTTCATTTAAGTATTTCACAAAGAATGGTATGATGGTTATGCTATTGACTGTAGGAATTTCAACGTTATACTTAATTTTTAGGTACGTACTACTCTAA